The Stenotrophomonas indicatrix DNA segment CGGCCGTGATCTGCATGACCTGCTGGGGCATACGCTGTCATTGATCACGCTGAAGCTGGAACTGGCGCGCAAGCTGTACGACCGCGATGACGCGCGTGCCCGGCAGGAAATCGGTGAGGCCGAGGACATTGCCCGCGAGGCGCTGGCGCAGGTGCGCAGTGCGGTCACCGGCATCCGTGCCAGTGACCTGGCCGGCGAATTGGCCTCGGCTCGCCTGCTGCTGGAATGCCAACAGGTACACCTGCAGTACATGCCGCCGCCGCCGATGCCGGTGGAGGTAGAGCGTGGGCTGGCACTGCTGCTGCGCGAGGCGGCGACCAACATCGTGCGCCACGCGCAGGCGACCCGGGTGCAGGTGGATTTCATGCTTGAGGACCGACAGTTGGCGATGCAGATACGCGACGACGGCCGTGGTGGCGTGCAGGCCGAGGGCAATGGATTGTGTGGCATGCGTGAGCGGGCAGCGGCGCTGGGTGGCCAGTTGACGCTGCAGTCGCCGCGCGGGGAAGGCACGCTGCTGACCGTGCGCGTTCCCCTGGCGGCCGCGACTACGCCGCTGTCGCCGGCATCGCTGGCACAGGGAGGCGCGGCATGATCCGCATACTGCTGGCCGAGGATCAGGCGATGGTGCGTGGCGCATTGTCGGCGCTGCTGGGTCTGGAGCCGGATATCGAGGTACTTGGCAGTGCCGCTGATGGCGAAGCCGCCTGGCGCATGCTGCAGCAGCTGCAGCCGGACATCCTGGTCACCGACATTGAAATGCCGGGGCTGAGCGGACTGGAACTTGCCCAGCGCATCGCCCGCCATGAACTGCCGATCAAGGTGGTGATCGTGACCACCTTCGCCCGCGCCGGTTTCCTGCGCCGTGCGCTGGAAGCGGGCGTGCTGGGCTATCTGTTGAAGGATGCACCGGCCGAGAACCTGGCCGAGGCGCTGCGCAAGGTGAAGCAGGGCATCCGTGCGATCGACCCGCAACTGGCCCTGGATGCCTGGTCGCAGGCCGACCCGCTGACCGACCGCGAGCGCCGCGTGCTGCGCCTGGCGGGCGAAGGCCGTACCGCCAGCGAGATCGCCGAGCAGCTGGGGTTGTCGCACGGCACAGTGCGCAATTACCTGTCCGAATGCATCGGCAAGCTGGGCGTGGCCAACAGGATCGAGGCGTATCGGCTGGCGCGGCAGAAGGGGTGGTTGTAGCGGCGGCCTGCTTTTCCCGGTGATGTCATTTCCGCGACCGCGGGGGGGTGTCACTTTCTTTGCGCGCAAAGAAAGTAACCAAAGAAACGCTCCGCCGGCCGCGAGCCGACGTGCTTCGCACGCCGGTGCCCTGCGCTCCTCGGTCCGTCGAGGGACGGCGCGGGAACTCGCTGCGCTCAGACACCCGCGCCTCTTCGCCCTCGCCGGACCTGCGGTGCTCGGCTCGTTCAAGGCGGACTGGAAGGTCAAGATCAACAACAAAAGCATCCACGCATGGCGTGGACCTACTGGGTGCAGGTGTGGCGTTTGACGTTGGGTCCGCCTTCCAGCGAGCCGAGCATCGCAGGGGAATCAGGGGCGCAGAGGCGCCGATGTCTGAGCGCAGCGAGTTCGGCGCCGTCCCCTGATTCGCCGAGAAGCGCAGGGCACCGGTGCGCAGCACCGGCTCGCGACCTGGCGGCGTGTTCTTTGGTTACTTTCTTGCACGAGCAAGAAAGTGACACCCCTGCGCAGTCGCGGAAATGACCCGCCGGGAACAACCGGCGAACCCAATCAATCCTTCCCGCGCGCCATCGCCTGGAATACGCCATCGCGCCGCACCCACAGGTGGAACAGCGCCGCACCCACGTGCATCAATACCGTGGCGAACAGAACGTAGGCCAGCAGACTGTGCGCATTGCGCAGCGCGGCGTACAGCGCTGGAGTGTGCGGCACGATCGGTGGCAGGTGCAGGCCACCGCCCAGCACGATCGGGTAGCCGCCCGCCGACAGCATCGCCCAGCCGATCAGCGGCATCGCCAGCATCAACGCGTACAGCATCCAGTGCGAAGCCTTCGCCGCCAGCACCTGCCACGCGGGAAGATCCGCTGGCAGCGGTGGTGGACGGTGGCGCAGGCGGTTGTACAGGCGCAGCACCACCAGCAGCAGGATGGCGATGCCCAGCGGCCGGTGCAGGTCGATCAGCAGGGGCCGCAGATGCAGCGAGGCGACCATGGTCACGCCGACGAACAGCATGGCGATGATCATCAGCGCCATGGACCAGTGCAGCACCCGGGCGAGCAGGTTGAAGTGGCCGTTGCCGGTGTTCATTGCGCAGCCTCCTTCGGTTGCTCGACGTTGCCGCTGGCGCGTTCGCGTTCGCGGCGGTTGAACGACTGCGAATACACCGCCGAGCGCGCGGCCAGGATCGGGTCATCACTGCCACGCACGCCGCTGGGCACGATCAGCGGATCGAAGTTGAGCTGGCCGCAGGCACCCTCTTCCTGCGACTGCATGCGGTCGAGGCTGAGCACACCGGCCACCACCTGATCGCGCGATTCCGGCCACGGTACCGAGGGGTCATCGATGGCATCGCCGGGTGCAGCCAGGCTGACCACCAGGTTCCAGCGCACCGGCCCGGTGGCCAGGCGTTGCTGCAGTTCCTGGCTGAGGAAATCGACGTTGGCCTGCTTGCGTGCGTCTGCATCCATTTCCACCACCGGTGCATGCGGCTGCCAGCGCCAGCGCACCGCGCGCTTCTGCCCCTGCGCGTTGGTGAACCAGAAGCTGTTGACGCTGTTGAAGGTGGTGTTGGCCCAGCTGCTGGTCCACGGTGCGCTCTTGGCCCACTGCTGGAAGGCCTGCGCGCTGGGGTATTTCGCCAGCACGGCGGCCATCTTCTGCGGGTCGGGCTTGCCGGTGGCCGGGTCCGGAATCTGCGCGCGGGTCTGCTCGTAGAAGGCCTCGGCAGTGGGCACGGCCAAGAACGGGAAGCTGTTCATCGCCATCCGCCATTCCTGGCCGTCATCGCTGACCATCTGCACCGCGATGCTGCGTACCCGTGCGGTGTTGTCGGCGCCGTAGGGGTCACCGCCGCCGATCGACAGCCGGCCCATCACCGGTACCTTGGACTGCGAGAACACCCGTGCACTGGAGAGTGTTGGCGCCTGCGCGCTGGGTTCGAACCAACCGCTGACGCACACGCCCTTGCTGTGCGCGCGGCGGAACCCGGGATGCGCAGGGCCGGTGGCCTCGATCGTGTCGGTGAAGCGCTGCGCGGTCAGCCGGTCGCGGCCGATCCAGCCGGCCAACCAGGCGAAAGCGAGGGCGACGAGGCCCAGGATCAGTGCGATCAGGGCGATCCAGGGCAGCGGTGAATGCTTGCGCGGTGACTGCGGCCCTTGGCCGGCGCGGGTGTAGCGGAAGAGCGACATGGTCGGAGTCCTGCCTTCACGGACGTGTGGGGGGGCGACCACCACATCCTCGCAGAACCCTTCCAGGCCCGGTATTCAAATTTTCGTCAAATCTGCCCCGCGATGCAGTGCCGACCAAGGTCGGCACCCACCGGAATTGCGGATCAGTACCCGCACCGGCATCGGTAGCGCCGGGCCATGCCCGGCGGCTGCATCAGGTGTACCGCGCTTTCAGCATTGCCCAGGCCGAACGCAGGGCGAGGGCTTCGCCACCGGCCGGGCGGCCCGGGCGTTCCCCATCATTCCAGGCATACACGTCCAGATGTGCCCAGCGCTGGCCATCTTCCAGGAAGCGTTCCAGGTACAGCGCGGCGGTCACCGAGCCGGCCATGCGCGAACCGGCGTTGGCCAGGTCGGCGATGCCGCTGCTCAGATAACGCAGGTACGGGCGCCACAGCGGCATGCGCCACACCGGATCGCGGGTGGCGTCGCCAGCCTGCAGCCACTGCTGGGCGAGCGTGTCATCGTTGCTGAACAGCGCTGGCAGATCGGGGCCCAGTGCGATGCGCGCCGCGCCGGTCAGGGTGGCGAAGTCCAGCACCAGGTCCGGCTTCTGCTCACCGGCGAAGGTCAGCGCGTCGCACAGGATCACCCGGCCTTCGGCGTCGGTGTTGTCGATCTCCACGCTCAGGCCCTTGCGGGTGGCGATCACTTCGCCCGGACGGAAGGCATCCGGGCCGATCGCATTTTCCACCGCCGGAACCAGCAGGGTCAGGCGCACCGGCAACTGCTGGGCCATCACCAGCCCGGCCAGTGCCAGCGCGTGGGCGGCGCCGCCCATATCCTTCTTCATGTTGCGCATGCCATCGGCCGGCTTGATGTCCAGGCCGCCGGTATCGAAGCACACGCCCTTGCCGACCAGCGCCAGCGCAGGGTCGGACTCCTTGCCCCAGCGCAGCACGATCAGCCGCGGCGCGCGGTGCGAGGCACGGCCCACCGCATGGATGGCCGGGAAGTTCTGCGCCAGCAGTTCGTCGCCGGTGATGGCTTCAACCTGCGCACCATGCGCTTCAGCCAGGGCGCGCGCGGCGTCTTCCAGCTGCTGCGGGCCCATGTCTTCGGTCGGCGTGTTGACCCAGTCACGCACGCGCAGGCTGGCGGCGATCAGGGCGGCCACCTCGCCGGTCGGTGCCGCAATCAGCTGGGCCGGCGTGCGGTTGCGCTTGCGGTAGCGGTCGAAGCGGTAGCTGCCCAGGCCCCAGCCCAGCTGCAGCAGCGCCTGTTCGGCGGCCGGCAGTTCGCTGGCCAGCTGCCACACGCTGCCTTCCGGCAGGGCATGCGGTGCATGGGCGTAGCTGTAGGCATCGGCACGATCGCCGACGCCGATCACCGCGCCCGCCAGGCCATCGGCGCCGGGCAGCAGCGCAACCGAATGCGCGCCGGCAGTGAAGCCCTGCGACTTCAACCACGCCTGGGTCGCAGCGGACTGGCTGTTCTTCCACGCCTCGAACTGGCTGCGGTCCAGCACGTGCAACGGCAGCGCGGCGGTGGTGTCGGCGGTGAAACCAGTGATCTCGCTCATGCGTCAGGTACTCCGGGATTCGTCAGCGTCGGCGGCGTCGAGGTTGGCATCGAGCCAATCGGCCAGGCCGGTGAGGGTGTCGAACTGCAGGTCAGGCTGCAGCTGCGGATGGTTCCAGGTGGCCGCTTCGCGGTTGATCCAGCAGCCGCGCAGGCCGGCAGCCATCGCGCCGGCCACGTCCATCTCGACGTGGTCGCCCACGTGCAGCACCTGCGCGGGGGCGACGCCCAGGCGGTCGCAGGCCGCGTGGAAAATGCTTGCTTCGGGCTTGGCCGCGCCATGCTCGCGCGCGCCCAGCTGGAAGCTGAAGTGATGGGCCAGGCCGATCCGTTCCAGGTCGGCGTTGCCGTTGCTCAACGCGGCCACCGGCACCCGCGCGGCGATCCGCGCCAGAGCGTCGAGCGCATCCGGGTAGCACTCCACCTGGTTGCGCGCGGCATAGAACACTTCATACGCCGGTTCCAGAAGGTCCAGGCTGGCGCCACTGTTTTCCAGCGCCTCCTGGATCGTCAGCCGGCGCAGCGCGCTCAGGTCGAAATGCAGGTGGGGGTTGTCGCGGAACGAGCGCTCGCGCAGTTCGCGCATGGCCGCCACCGGATACATCGCGGCGGTGGCGGGGCTGTGTTCACGCATCCAGTCGAACAGGACCTGGTCGATGCGGGCGCCGATCGGAGCGAACGGCCACAGCGTATCGTCGAGGTCGAGGGTAATGGCAAGGACAGGGAATTTCACCCCGCCATTCTACGCCTGCCCGCGCGCGCTTTCATGGCGCGCGCAGACAAGTGGGTTAACGCCCCTCAGCGCAGGTCGTAGGAACAGCTGATGGTTGCCTGGCCATCCTCCAGCCGCACGCTCAGGTCATGGCGGCCCACCTCCAGGGTGTAGTCGTCGGCTTCGTTGCGCGGGATCTTCGCCAGCGCCGCGATCTGGTCGATACCGGCGGTGCTGAAGTACGCGGTGTAGCTGTCGATGCCGTCCTCGCCGCTGTCGCCGTCGTGCAGATACAGGCGGTTCACCGGCTGGCCCAGTACGACCAGCGGCGTGGTCAACGCATAATCGCCATCGGACAGTTGGTCGTAAGCCTGCAGTTCGGTGGGCTTGAGCACCTTCACCAGGGTGGCGAACTGCGCCGGCGTCAGGTGGCGCTTGCAGGTGACCGCCTCGACCAGCTGGCTGCCGGCCGCGTCGGCGCTCGGCAGGGGGGCGGCCAGCACCGGGGCCGAGAGGGTGACGAGGCCGGCGAGGGCGAGGCAACGTGTGGCGAACGAGGTCATCCGAACGGATCCATCCGAAAAAAGGGGGACCATTCTGCCAGTTCTGCCCTTGTTTCCGGCCCTGCCATCGGCGCGATCATTGTCCTGGCCGGCTCACTCCAGCAAGCGCGCCCAGCCCTGCATGCCTTCCAGTCGTGCCAGCACCAGCTTGATGCAGACCAGCAGTGGCACCGCCAGCAGCAGGCCGATCATGCCCCAGGCCCAGCCGAACACCATCAGCGCCAGGATCAGCACCAGCGGTGACAGTTTCATCTGCCGGCCAAGCACGATCGGCGTCACCAGCTGCCCTTCCAGGGTATGCAGGGTCAGATAGGCGGCCGCAGGCAGCAGCGCCTGCAGCGGGTCGCGGAACTCGACGAAGCCCATCAGCAGCATCAACGCCACGCCGAGCAGCGGGCCGACATAGGGAGCGAAATTCAGCAGCGCCGCCACGGTGCCCCACAGCAGGGCCTCCTGCAGGCCGATGCCCAGCAGCATCAGCACGCCGGCCAACAGCAGGCCGACCACGGTGTTGATCACGCTGATGGTCAACACGTAGCGCGATACCTCATGTTCGATCGAGCGCAGGATATCGCTGGTGAATCGCTGCTGCTGCCGGTTCGGGAACAGGGCGATCGCCGCGCGCTGCAGGCTCTGGCCATAGATCATGAAGAACAATGTCAGCAGCACCACGGCCAGCACCGAGGCGGCCAGCCGCGGCGCGCGTGTCAGCATGCGGTACGGATCGTCCAGCTGGGTGCGGATCACCTGCACCTTGCGGTTGCCGTCGCCACCGGCTACACGCGCGAAGTTCTCCGCTGCCTGGTTGGCCTGCTGCACCGGCTTGGTCAGGTCCTGCACCTGGCGCGCGACCTTGCGCAGCTGCTGCGGTGCTTCCTGTGCCCAGTCCATCGCCGGGCCGATCAGCTGCACCGCCAATGCACCGGTCACGCCCAGTCCGGCGCCCAGCACCAGCAGAGCGCCGAGCGCGCGCGGAATCCACAGCTTCTGCAGCAGCCGCAGGATCGGGTTGCCGACCAGGGCGAAGAACATCGCCAGCAGGACCGGCAGGATGATGTCCTGCGCCGCCCACAGGGTGAACGCCACGGCCAGGGTCGCCAGTATCACCAGCGACATCGGGCCACGTGGGCGCGGTGCGGGAGGTAGCGGTGCGGGGGCGTCCGGCGCAGGCGACGACGGGGACAACAGGGGCTCGCTCATCGACGCACCGACCGGGAAAAGAAGCCCATTATCGGCCCGCCGCGATCAACGCGGCGGGTAAGGATCGTCAACGTTCGGACATCTCGGTGGCCGCTTCGGCCGGACGCGGCCCACGCAGCTCCGAGTCGGGCTCGGGCGCCGGCGCCGGCTGGGCTGCCGGTCGTGCAGCTGCGGGTGGTGGCTGCACGGTGGCCTCATCCGCCTGGTCGGCGGCATCGTCTGCGGTTTCCGCTGCCTGCGCCGCCACCACGGTGGCAAACGCGGCCTGCGCGCTGGCGAACAGGCTGGACACCGAACCCACCATCTGCAGCCACCGCGCGCCGTTGACCTTGCCCGGAACCTCCAGTTTGCCAGCGATGAAACCGCCGGCCAGGCCGACCACCACGATGCGCAGTGGCGACCAGCCCTGTCGCCAGACTTGGCTGAGCACGCCCCAGTTGCCCTGGGTTTCGCCGATGCGCACGGCCATCACCTGTTCGCAGCGCTTCACCCGCCGCTGCAGTGCACCGAACTTCATGGCTTGCCCTCCGGAATCTGCACGCCGGCATCGGGATCATCATCGGTGGGCTCATCGAACAGGCCCAACCGGGACAACTGGCGCCGGGTGGCGTGCATGCCGGTGTGGTGGAAGAAGTACGAAACCCGCCAGATTGCATAGCCGGTGACGGCCAGGCTCAGCAACGAGGTGATCAGCAGCGCCTGCAGCCAGCTCAGGCCGAAGCTCTGCAGCAGGGCGATCAGGGTGGCGGCCATCAACAACCAGGCCGAGGCGCCGAACACAATGGCGACGCCCGCCCAGGCCAACGCACGCCCGAACGCACTGCGTGCAAGCGCGAAGTCCGCCGACGCCAACCGGCGCAGCGAACGCAGCGAGTGCTTGGCCGAATCGACGGTCGCCCGGCCGGCAGCGCCGACCTGGCGGATGCTCTCGTCCAACGGCGGCGTGGCCGCCGGATCGGGACGTTGCGTGGTGTCTTCGCTCACGCCGCAGCTTACTTGTCGCTGCCGCGGGCCAGCTTGGCGATGATCCAGCCGGTAGCAAAGGCCACGCCGAACGAGGCCAGCGGACGCTCGCGGATCAGTTCAGCGGCGCTGTCGATCAGGTCCTTGCCCTTGTCCATCAGTGCGTCGACCTGTTCCTTGGCGGCGGCACCACCGAACTCGGCAGCCGCCAGGCCCGACAGCGCGCTGTCGGACAGTTCAGCCTTGACGTTGGCCTTGCCGATGCGCAGTTCGTCCGTCGCGGCGCCGGTAGCGCCCTTGATCGCACCGCCGGCAGCGCTGGCGGCCTGCTTCAGGTGGGAACCGGCTTCACCCAGGTGGTCCTTCAGGTTTTCGGTATTGGTGGGGCTCATCGAATCACTCCTGTTGCGATGGGGAAACGGGCGATCGGCTCAGCCGACCTGGACATACAGAGATAGCATCACGCGGGTATAGGGGGCGTTACGGCCAGGCGATCACCGCATCACCAACTGGCCCTGCTGCTGGCCATTGTTGCGCAGGACGCGCAGCACCAGGGTCGGCGGGCGCTGCTGGAAATTGGCGCGCCAGCTGGCCAGGTCGGCGAACTCGCCCACCGTGGCATCGGTGATGATGTCACCCTGCTGCAGGCCATTGTCGGCTGCGCGGCTGCCGCGCTTGACCTCGCTGACCAGCACGCCGCCCACGCCGGACTGACGCAGCGATTCGGGCAGGTCGACGAAGCTGGCACCAGTCAGGCGCGGGTCCAGGCTCTCGCCGCTGACCACGCGCGCCTGTTCCTTCAGCGTTGCCTTGATCTGCAGCGGCTTGCCTTCGCGGCGGACGTCCAGGGTCAGCACGCTGCCCACCGCCGCCAGGCCTTCCACGTTGTGCAGTGCTTCGGCACTGTCCACACGCTGGCCGTTGGCCGAGACCACCACGTCGCCCGGTTTCAGCCCTGCGGCGGCACCGGCCGAGCCGGCCAGCACGCGGGTCACCAATGCGCCACGGGTTTCGCCCAGGCCCAGGCCCTGTGCGATCTGCGCGCTCAGGTTCTGGCTTTCGATGCCCAGCGTGCCACGCACCACCACGCCATGCTTGACCAGCTGGTCGACCACGCTGCGGGCCAGGTTCGATGGAATCGCCAAGCCCAGGCCGATGTTGCCGGCCATGCTGCCCTGCGGGTTGAAGCTGGCGGTATTGATGCCCACCAGTTGCCCCTGCAGGTTGACCAGCGCGCCACCGGAATTGCCGGGATTGATCGATGCATCGGTCTGGATGAAGTTCTGGTAGCCCAGCCCGCGGATGCCACTGCGGCCCACCGCCGAGACGATGCCCGAGGTGACCGTCTGGCTGAAACCGAACGGATTGCCGATGGCGACCACGAAGTCGCCCACCCGCAGCTGGTCACTGTTGCCCAACTTGATGTCGGTCAGGTTCTGCGCCGGAATGCGGATCAGCGCGATGTCGGTGTCGCGGTCCGAGCCGAGGAATTCGGCTTTGACCGTGCGCCCATCGGCCAGTGTCACCTGCACGTCATCGGCGTTGTCGATGACGTGGTGGTTGGTCAGCACCAGGCCTTCGGTTGCATCGATGATGACACCCGAACCGAGTGACTCGTTGATCCGCTCCTGAGGAATGTCCGGGAACAGGCGGCGGAAGAACGGGTCGTTGAAGAACGGGTTGCGCACCCGCACCACCTGCTTGGTGTTGACGCTGACCACCGCAGGCATCGCCTTTTCCAGCATCGGTGCAAGCGATGGCACTGCCTGCCCGGCAACCGATGCCGGCAGTGCTGCGCTGGTGGGCAACACCGCCGGCAGTGGAGCGGCGTCGGCTCGGTTGTCCAGATGCGCGTTGAGGCCAGTGGCAACGAAGCCGCCGAAGGCAGCAGCGATTGCGAGCGTAAGCAGGGTGGGAAGCGGTCGCATGGGAGTCGGTTCGCAGGCTGGGATGGGGGCCGTTGACGTATACGGTAGAACAAGCTGAATGAGTGTGTCGCGATCTGGATAAATGCCCCATGAAAATCCGACCCGTGCCGAGGGCGCCGGAAAGGTGGCGCGCGCGTCGTGCCGCTGTTCGCGACAGCCGCGCGCGAGCGCCGCAAGGCAGGCCGACAGCGCCGGGATACACCAGGACACTTGCGCAGTTCCGCGCATCCTGACCTTGCGATGACGTTCATTGCTGCGCGGATGCGTTGCTGCTGCCAGTGCCTGCACCGGCAGGCCGGCAGCAGGCGGGCTGCGCAGCACACTGCTTAAAAAAAGGGATTTCCTGACTGCGGGGCGCGTCAGTCGCCGCCATCGCTTACATCAGTTGCGTCGCAGCAGATGCGATTGACCGGCCGTGCCCGTTCCACGATAGCCATTGTCGGTATAGCATCGCCCCGTTTTGACAATCCAGGCCCCTAGGAGGGCAACATGAGCAACGGTAATGGTGTGTCGGTCGTGACCGACGCCGTCGAGAACGTGAAAGAAACCGCCACCAACGTCGGCGAGACCATCGCCCACGCCGCCGAAGACGCAGTGAAGTCGGTCAAGAAGACCGTCAAGCGCGCCCGCAAGGCTGCCACCACCCGCGTCGCCAAGGCCAAGAAGGTCGTGGCCAAGGTCGAGAAGACCGTTGCCAAGAAGGCCGAGAAGGCCGCCAAGTCGGTCGGCAAGACCGTTGCCAACGCCAAGAAAAAGCTGGAAACGGCCAAGAAGAACGCCAAGGCCGAAGCTGCTGCCCTGAAGAAGGAAGTGGCCAAGAAGAAGGCGGCTGCCGGCAAGACCGTGACCAAGAAGGCTGCTGCTGCCAAGAAGACCACCAAGGCTGCCGGTAAGAAGGTCGCCACCGTGAAGAAGGCCGCCACCAAGAAGGTTGCGACCGCCAAGAAGGCTGTGGCCAAGAAGACCGCTGCTGCCAAGAAGGTTGTCGGCAAGAAGGTTGCGACCGCCAAGAAGGCTGTAGCCAAGAAGACTGTGGCCGCCAAGAAGGTTGTCGGCAAGAAGGCTGTGGCCAAGAAGACTGTTGCTGCCAAGAAGGTCGCCGGCAAGAAGACCGTCGCTGCCAAGAAGGTCGTCGGCAAGAAGACCGTCGCCGCCAAGAAGGTTGTCGGCAAGAAGACCGTCGCTGCGAAGAAGGTTGTCGGCAAGAAGACCGCCGCTGCCAAGAAGGTCGTCGGCAAGAAGACTGCCGCTGCCAAGAAGGTCGTCGGCAAGAAGACCGCCGTCGCCAAGAAGGTTGTCGGCAAGAAGGTCGCCGCTACCCGCAAGACCGTGGCCAAGAAGGCTGCACCGCTGAAGAAGGCCGTGGCCAAGAAGGCTCCGGCCAAGAAGGCCGTGCGCAAGGCTGCCAAGCGCAAGTAATCGCGCGTGGTTCGAAGGCCCTTCCGCTCATCGGGCGGGAGGGCCTTCTGCGTTTTCGGGGGCGCTCATCCGCGCCTGACGTGGATCTGCGGCCGCAGGCTGGGGCAAGATGAAGGTCTTCCGCAGGAGCTGTGACCATGCGCGGCATCGATTTCAGTTCCTGGCAGGGCGTGCTGTCCACCTTGGCCGGGTTGGTCCTGATCACCCTGCTGGGCGTGGGTATCCGCCTGCTGGTGATGCAGACCCTGCAGCAGCGCCGCGAACGCGAGAACCGCCAGATCAACGAGCGGCTGCGTACCTTGATGGCGGCCTACAAGACGCTGGGTGGTTCCTTCACCGGTGAGCTGGGGGTCGATCCGGCCCATCTGCGCGACCTGCGCCAGCGCGCGCACGAAGAAGGCATCGCCGAGCCGGGCTCGGATCGGGCCAGGCGCATCCGCGATGCGGTCGAAGCGGCCCTGTCGGACATTCTGCTGCTGGGGACCGACGAGCAGGTACGACTGGCTGCGCGCGCTGCCAGTGAACTGGCGCAGGGCCGTCCGGTGCACACACACGAACTGGTGATCTCGCTGCGCGACTTCGTCCGCGAGGCGCTGGATCTTGCGCCGGTGCCGGCCGACCTGGAGATCCCGCGTCAGGGACCTACCCGCCCCGCAGGCAGCGGTGGCGGAAGTGGCAAGGGCCGCAACGAGGGCGAAGGCAAGGGCGGTCGCGCCGGTGGTGGTGGCGGTGGCATGGGCGCCGGAATGGGCGGGCTGGGTGTTGGCGCGGGTGCTGCGTTGGGTGCCGGCCATGCGGCCGGCGAGGATGAAGCGGGCGCCCGCTGAGGACGCCCGCCCGGGTCAGCGCTTGAGTTCGAAGATCGGCTCGAATCCGCCGTAGATCATCCGCGCACCGTCGAACGGCATGGGATTCTTCGTCGGGTCCAACCGTGGGTCTTCCATCATTTTCTGCATGCCTGCATCGCGGGTGGCCTTGTCCGGCCACTCGATCCAGGAAAACACCACCGTTTCCTCCGCCGTGGCTTTCACCGCGCCGAAGAAGTCGGTGGTCTTGCCATGCGG contains these protein-coding regions:
- a CDS encoding response regulator transcription factor → MIRILLAEDQAMVRGALSALLGLEPDIEVLGSAADGEAAWRMLQQLQPDILVTDIEMPGLSGLELAQRIARHELPIKVVIVTTFARAGFLRRALEAGVLGYLLKDAPAENLAEALRKVKQGIRAIDPQLALDAWSQADPLTDRERRVLRLAGEGRTASEIAEQLGLSHGTVRNYLSECIGKLGVANRIEAYRLARQKGWL
- a CDS encoding cytochrome b, producing MNTGNGHFNLLARVLHWSMALMIIAMLFVGVTMVASLHLRPLLIDLHRPLGIAILLLVVLRLYNRLRHRPPPLPADLPAWQVLAAKASHWMLYALMLAMPLIGWAMLSAGGYPIVLGGGLHLPPIVPHTPALYAALRNAHSLLAYVLFATVLMHVGAALFHLWVRRDGVFQAMARGKD
- a CDS encoding catalase family peroxidase — its product is MSLFRYTRAGQGPQSPRKHSPLPWIALIALILGLVALAFAWLAGWIGRDRLTAQRFTDTIEATGPAHPGFRRAHSKGVCVSGWFEPSAQAPTLSSARVFSQSKVPVMGRLSIGGGDPYGADNTARVRSIAVQMVSDDGQEWRMAMNSFPFLAVPTAEAFYEQTRAQIPDPATGKPDPQKMAAVLAKYPSAQAFQQWAKSAPWTSSWANTTFNSVNSFWFTNAQGQKRAVRWRWQPHAPVVEMDADARKQANVDFLSQELQQRLATGPVRWNLVVSLAAPGDAIDDPSVPWPESRDQVVAGVLSLDRMQSQEEGACGQLNFDPLIVPSGVRGSDDPILAARSAVYSQSFNRRERERASGNVEQPKEAAQ
- a CDS encoding M17 family metallopeptidase; the encoded protein is MSEITGFTADTTAALPLHVLDRSQFEAWKNSQSAATQAWLKSQGFTAGAHSVALLPGADGLAGAVIGVGDRADAYSYAHAPHALPEGSVWQLASELPAAEQALLQLGWGLGSYRFDRYRKRNRTPAQLIAAPTGEVAALIAASLRVRDWVNTPTEDMGPQQLEDAARALAEAHGAQVEAITGDELLAQNFPAIHAVGRASHRAPRLIVLRWGKESDPALALVGKGVCFDTGGLDIKPADGMRNMKKDMGGAAHALALAGLVMAQQLPVRLTLLVPAVENAIGPDAFRPGEVIATRKGLSVEIDNTDAEGRVILCDALTFAGEQKPDLVLDFATLTGAARIALGPDLPALFSNDDTLAQQWLQAGDATRDPVWRMPLWRPYLRYLSSGIADLANAGSRMAGSVTAALYLERFLEDGQRWAHLDVYAWNDGERPGRPAGGEALALRSAWAMLKARYT
- a CDS encoding HAD family hydrolase, which produces MKFPVLAITLDLDDTLWPFAPIGARIDQVLFDWMREHSPATAAMYPVAAMRELRERSFRDNPHLHFDLSALRRLTIQEALENSGASLDLLEPAYEVFYAARNQVECYPDALDALARIAARVPVAALSNGNADLERIGLAHHFSFQLGAREHGAAKPEASIFHAACDRLGVAPAQVLHVGDHVEMDVAGAMAAGLRGCWINREAATWNHPQLQPDLQFDTLTGLADWLDANLDAADADESRST
- a CDS encoding AI-2E family transporter encodes the protein MSEPLLSPSSPAPDAPAPLPPAPRPRGPMSLVILATLAVAFTLWAAQDIILPVLLAMFFALVGNPILRLLQKLWIPRALGALLVLGAGLGVTGALAVQLIGPAMDWAQEAPQQLRKVARQVQDLTKPVQQANQAAENFARVAGGDGNRKVQVIRTQLDDPYRMLTRAPRLAASVLAVVLLTLFFMIYGQSLQRAAIALFPNRQQQRFTSDILRSIEHEVSRYVLTISVINTVVGLLLAGVLMLLGIGLQEALLWGTVAALLNFAPYVGPLLGVALMLLMGFVEFRDPLQALLPAAAYLTLHTLEGQLVTPIVLGRQMKLSPLVLILALMVFGWAWGMIGLLLAVPLLVCIKLVLARLEGMQGWARLLE
- a CDS encoding protein sip-5 → MKFGALQRRVKRCEQVMAVRIGETQGNWGVLSQVWRQGWSPLRIVVVGLAGGFIAGKLEVPGKVNGARWLQMVGSVSSLFASAQAAFATVVAAQAAETADDAADQADEATVQPPPAAARPAAQPAPAPEPDSELRGPRPAEAATEMSER
- a CDS encoding phage holin family protein — encoded protein: MSEDTTQRPDPAATPPLDESIRQVGAAGRATVDSAKHSLRSLRRLASADFALARSAFGRALAWAGVAIVFGASAWLLMAATLIALLQSFGLSWLQALLITSLLSLAVTGYAIWRVSYFFHHTGMHATRRQLSRLGLFDEPTDDDPDAGVQIPEGKP
- a CDS encoding Do family serine endopeptidase, yielding MRPLPTLLTLAIAAAFGGFVATGLNAHLDNRADAAPLPAVLPTSAALPASVAGQAVPSLAPMLEKAMPAVVSVNTKQVVRVRNPFFNDPFFRRLFPDIPQERINESLGSGVIIDATEGLVLTNHHVIDNADDVQVTLADGRTVKAEFLGSDRDTDIALIRIPAQNLTDIKLGNSDQLRVGDFVVAIGNPFGFSQTVTSGIVSAVGRSGIRGLGYQNFIQTDASINPGNSGGALVNLQGQLVGINTASFNPQGSMAGNIGLGLAIPSNLARSVVDQLVKHGVVVRGTLGIESQNLSAQIAQGLGLGETRGALVTRVLAGSAGAAAGLKPGDVVVSANGQRVDSAEALHNVEGLAAVGSVLTLDVRREGKPLQIKATLKEQARVVSGESLDPRLTGASFVDLPESLRQSGVGGVLVSEVKRGSRAADNGLQQGDIITDATVGEFADLASWRANFQQRPPTLVLRVLRNNGQQQGQLVMR